The Conexivisphaera calida genome includes a region encoding these proteins:
- a CDS encoding tetratricopeptide repeat protein gives MEKQRQVYRDLMKDFGVEVEVGAVTASVTTSLVEEFIYRNIDTLKGLALGLVGTVAGGVAGGMAVYVLLRLMGRGEERAQLRIVEMAVKWKGLDEELRHLVAARLALEMGMDTEEGRRVVYEGLEGLLGTDPRRLEEKLREHDADLERIRGDIADLRKKLEEEREERLSEGAEDLMNLSSVRRYLGIPDEIDAVLVDSGEVKQYADEILSGLRDGGVFVITGEPGAGKTTLLYVAVRELLRDGRRVFGVNDLGAFKPLEFTELQNSFAILDVTGPKVAEALVRKLEGLDTRGLKRLVIAIRSSYMADDKIRDALQEFHVLNLKYDVERTLPEIAERRLRQVLGSSGTGGGLSDEEMAKIAKRIAEKSEGVPLYASEAAKMLGEADRSSIMEIVEDLPRGIKGLIERILREETTRDCRNLVLYYLLSNAGPMPEYVLEELRGIYGVDARYTDAMTVAGGRFYALHSWYRGVIDEILGSSGSGEWAGALRCTARVDTGSPAYKQWEIIERGLGLDQLDRQEDPLAEAIRRFELNLSNERLLDVVDLVMFIAMVNLFNGLAEQGKFNLILNEFSTNLVKPEYAQRYYGLVGYFVSTYFGATRPQGAGGPFYLLSALYFGKIVGSEVAKGVINALTGGSRPRGLTLSALYDEFVEHQNDITFTNYYKAFIRILRESGYLDADERDPFERATFLHIAGRYEEAIEECDAAIRLNPNNPDYHNNKANALDELGKHEEAIEECDAAIRLNPNNPDYHNNKANALDELGKHEEAIEEIWTSTRLALQRGANARFLVRGIIILLYIRKFDEARELIEYIVREGHVSVDAMCAALNEELDSTELSRDGKEFLRDSIARLCRGS, from the coding sequence GTGGAGAAACAGAGGCAGGTCTACAGGGACCTCATGAAGGACTTCGGGGTGGAGGTCGAGGTGGGCGCGGTGACTGCCTCCGTCACCACGAGCCTCGTGGAGGAGTTCATATATAGGAACATAGATACGCTGAAGGGCCTTGCCCTCGGCCTCGTCGGGACGGTCGCTGGGGGTGTCGCCGGGGGGATGGCAGTGTACGTCCTGCTGAGGTTGATGGGGAGGGGGGAGGAGCGCGCGCAGTTGAGGATCGTGGAGATGGCAGTCAAGTGGAAGGGGCTGGACGAGGAGCTGAGGCACCTGGTGGCGGCCAGGCTGGCGCTGGAGATGGGGATGGACACGGAGGAGGGCAGGAGGGTTGTCTACGAGGGATTGGAGGGACTGCTCGGGACGGATCCGAGGCGCCTGGAGGAGAAGCTCCGGGAGCACGACGCGGACCTTGAGAGGATTAGGGGTGACATAGCGGATCTGAGGAAGAAACTTGAGGAGGAGAGGGAGGAGAGGCTGAGCGAGGGGGCCGAGGATCTCATGAATTTGAGCAGTGTGAGGAGATACCTCGGGATCCCGGACGAGATCGATGCGGTGCTCGTCGATTCCGGGGAGGTGAAGCAGTACGCGGACGAGATCCTGAGCGGGCTGAGGGATGGAGGAGTATTCGTGATAACCGGGGAGCCGGGGGCGGGGAAGACGACCCTCCTGTACGTGGCGGTGAGGGAGCTGCTGAGGGATGGGAGGAGGGTATTCGGCGTCAATGACCTGGGCGCCTTCAAGCCCCTGGAGTTCACGGAGCTGCAGAACTCCTTCGCCATCCTGGACGTCACAGGGCCGAAGGTGGCGGAGGCGCTCGTGAGGAAGCTCGAGGGCCTGGACACCAGGGGGCTGAAGCGCCTCGTGATAGCGATCAGATCCAGCTATATGGCGGATGATAAAATACGCGACGCCCTCCAGGAATTTCACGTGTTGAACCTGAAGTACGATGTTGAAAGGACGCTGCCGGAGATTGCGGAGAGGCGCCTGAGGCAGGTCCTGGGGTCCTCCGGAACTGGGGGAGGCCTGAGCGATGAGGAGATGGCCAAGATCGCGAAGCGCATTGCTGAGAAGAGTGAGGGAGTGCCGCTCTACGCTAGCGAGGCGGCGAAGATGCTGGGGGAAGCCGATAGGTCTAGTATCATGGAGATTGTCGAGGACCTTCCCAGGGGCATAAAGGGTTTGATCGAGAGAATACTCCGGGAGGAGACCACGAGGGACTGCAGGAACCTGGTGCTATATTACCTGCTGTCGAACGCGGGCCCTATGCCCGAATACGTCCTCGAGGAGCTGAGGGGGATCTACGGGGTGGATGCCAGGTACACCGACGCCATGACCGTTGCCGGGGGGAGGTTCTACGCGCTCCACTCATGGTACAGGGGCGTGATTGATGAAATATTGGGATCGAGCGGATCCGGGGAATGGGCGGGCGCGCTGAGGTGCACCGCCAGGGTGGACACGGGCTCGCCTGCGTACAAGCAGTGGGAGATCATAGAGCGTGGGCTCGGATTAGATCAGCTAGATCGGCAGGAGGACCCGCTGGCCGAGGCCATCAGGCGCTTCGAATTGAACCTGAGTAACGAGCGCCTCTTGGACGTGGTGGACCTGGTGATGTTCATCGCCATGGTCAACCTGTTCAACGGGCTGGCAGAACAGGGAAAATTCAACCTGATATTGAACGAATTCAGCACGAACCTCGTGAAGCCGGAATATGCGCAGAGGTACTATGGCCTGGTGGGCTACTTCGTGAGCACGTACTTCGGCGCGACCCGCCCTCAGGGAGCGGGAGGGCCCTTCTACCTCCTGTCGGCGCTGTACTTCGGCAAGATCGTGGGAAGTGAGGTGGCCAAGGGTGTGATAAACGCGCTGACCGGGGGGTCGCGGCCCAGGGGATTGACCTTAAGCGCTCTGTATGACGAGTTCGTGGAGCATCAAAACGACATTACATTCACAAATTATTACAAGGCATTCATTAGAATTCTGAGGGAATCGGGCTATCTGGACGCCGATGAACGTGATCCCTTTGAACGCGCGACATTCCTGCATATCGCAGGTCGGTATGAGGAGGCGATAGAGGAGTGCGACGCAGCGATCAGGCTGAACCCGAACAACCCGGATTATCACAACAACAAGGCGAACGCCCTGGATGAGCTGGGGAAGCATGAGGAGGCGATAGAGGAGTGCGACGCAGCGATCAGGCTGAACCCGAACAACCCGGATTATCACAACAACAAGGCGAACGCCCTGGATGAGCTGGGGAAGCATGAGGAGGCGATAGAGGAGATATGGACGTCCACCCGCCTAGCGCTCCAGCGTGGCGCCAACGCGCGGTTCCTGGTGAGGGGCATCATTATCCTGCTATACATCAGGAAATTCGACGAGGCCCGGGAGCTCATTGAATATATAGTGAGGGAGGGTCATGTTAGCGTGGATGCCATGTGCGCCGCCCTGAACGAGGAGCTCGACTCGACCGAACTCTCACGGGATGGGAAGGAGTTCCTCAGGGACTCCATCGCCAGACTGTGCCGTGGCAGTTGA
- a CDS encoding type II/IV secretion system ATPase subunit, whose product MAAQKKVGLRLNLRPPIHLGGGGSKQKVAPSKEYRARPVRVTAVPGRALEEYDLGDAHVIIADDGEKYLYLVEEPALTDRDQELYALIMESLYYSLRPVETQDLMAHIDSFVWQVAEDLGIVDDVKEAWPRLRYYVRRDSVGYGVIDVPMRDPRLEEVSCTGPGRPVAVVHRNYPAASWLDTNIQFADDEEMRRFVQRLMQRAGKSVTIARPLGDAMTKEGHRVAVTLGNEITLPGSTFSIRKFTEQPLTITYLVAHNTLPALMAAYLWIILEQKGFTFVVGGTGSGKTTTMNALLGMLDPRVKIATIEETPELNLPHTHWERLVARISYMGESKFDIGLFDLTRLSLRLRPDYVVVGEARGEEIQALYQSAASGHGALSSFHADSPQAALVRMSAPPLNVGEAAQMLIWAMVMMNRVRLPGGEVVRRAIQVTEVQPETGEIRLQDIFTWDARSDTFEPDDPEEIRKRSTRLATVERLTGMDAVEEMRGRASFIEELARRGAFDYRELAKEFSAWYRRRYGGSPQGPRLEPDRGR is encoded by the coding sequence ATGGCGGCACAGAAGAAGGTCGGCCTCAGGCTCAACCTCCGTCCCCCGATCCACCTCGGTGGGGGCGGCTCGAAGCAGAAGGTCGCCCCCTCGAAGGAGTACCGCGCCCGCCCGGTGCGCGTCACCGCGGTCCCGGGCCGCGCCCTTGAGGAGTACGACCTTGGGGACGCGCACGTCATCATAGCGGACGACGGCGAGAAGTACCTCTACCTCGTCGAGGAGCCCGCGCTGACGGACCGCGACCAGGAGCTGTACGCCCTGATCATGGAGTCCCTCTACTACTCCCTGCGCCCGGTCGAGACGCAGGACCTGATGGCGCACATCGACTCGTTCGTCTGGCAGGTCGCCGAGGACCTGGGGATCGTGGACGATGTGAAGGAGGCCTGGCCGCGCCTCCGCTATTACGTGCGCCGCGACTCAGTTGGGTATGGGGTCATAGACGTGCCGATGCGCGACCCCCGGCTGGAGGAGGTCTCGTGCACCGGCCCCGGGCGCCCCGTCGCGGTGGTGCACCGGAACTACCCCGCGGCCTCCTGGCTGGACACGAACATCCAGTTCGCGGACGACGAGGAGATGAGGCGCTTCGTCCAGCGCCTGATGCAGAGGGCCGGGAAGAGCGTCACGATAGCGCGCCCGCTCGGGGACGCCATGACCAAGGAGGGCCACCGCGTGGCCGTGACCCTCGGGAACGAGATCACGCTCCCCGGCTCGACCTTCTCCATCCGCAAGTTCACGGAGCAACCCCTCACGATAACCTACCTGGTGGCGCACAACACGCTCCCGGCCCTGATGGCCGCGTATCTGTGGATAATCCTGGAGCAGAAGGGCTTCACGTTCGTGGTGGGCGGCACCGGATCCGGGAAGACGACGACCATGAACGCGCTCCTGGGTATGCTGGACCCGCGCGTGAAGATAGCCACGATCGAGGAGACACCGGAGCTCAACCTACCGCACACGCATTGGGAGCGCCTCGTGGCGCGCATCTCCTACATGGGCGAGAGTAAGTTCGACATAGGGCTGTTCGACCTCACGCGCCTCTCGCTCAGGCTCCGTCCCGATTACGTGGTCGTCGGTGAGGCCCGCGGCGAGGAGATCCAGGCGCTGTACCAGAGCGCGGCTTCCGGCCACGGCGCCCTTTCGAGCTTCCACGCCGACTCGCCTCAGGCCGCCCTCGTGAGGATGAGCGCGCCACCCCTCAACGTGGGCGAGGCCGCGCAGATGCTGATCTGGGCCATGGTCATGATGAACCGCGTCCGCCTGCCCGGCGGCGAGGTCGTGCGCCGCGCCATCCAGGTCACGGAGGTCCAGCCCGAGACCGGCGAGATCCGCCTGCAGGACATCTTCACGTGGGACGCGCGCTCCGACACATTCGAGCCGGACGACCCCGAGGAGATCCGGAAGAGGAGCACCCGGCTCGCGACGGTCGAGAGGCTCACGGGCATGGACGCGGTCGAGGAGATGCGCGGACGCGCCTCGTTCATAGAGGAGCTCGCGCGCCGCGGCGCCTTCGACTACCGCGAGTTGGCGAAGGAGTTCAGCGCCTGGTATCGCCGCCGCTACGGCGGATCTCCCCAGGGCCCGCGGCTAGAGCCCGACCGCGGTCGCTGA
- a CDS encoding SDR family NAD(P)-dependent oxidoreductase, producing the protein MTAPGGSSDAGGRVVLITGASSGIGGATTSLLARSGFTVFGGSRRPPRDGASEFEWIHLDVTSDESVRSCVSTVLERAGRIDFLVNNAGTAIVGAIEETPIEDAEALFETNFFGMARMVNAVLPSMRRRRSGLIVNVGSMSARVPLPFHGYMSASKAAVSSYSDALRLELRPLGIRVTVVEPGMVATHPGAAFDSVRVGEAIEDYSSYERVATSIYEEGQNRGSNPEVVAAAILRAIRSGNPARYYLVGGESWLVRAAGLLPPSAVEALMARRFRLPGPSGRRARGDTGELG; encoded by the coding sequence ATGACCGCGCCGGGGGGATCGAGTGATGCCGGCGGGCGTGTGGTGCTGATCACCGGCGCCTCTTCGGGGATCGGCGGGGCCACCACCTCGCTTCTGGCGAGGAGCGGGTTCACGGTGTTCGGGGGCAGCAGGAGGCCGCCACGTGACGGCGCATCCGAGTTCGAGTGGATCCACCTCGACGTCACGTCCGACGAGTCGGTTAGGTCCTGCGTCTCCACGGTCCTGGAGCGCGCTGGGAGGATAGACTTCCTGGTGAACAACGCGGGGACCGCCATCGTCGGGGCCATAGAGGAGACTCCGATCGAGGACGCCGAGGCGCTTTTCGAGACGAATTTCTTCGGGATGGCGAGGATGGTCAACGCGGTCCTCCCGTCCATGAGGCGGAGGAGGAGCGGGCTGATAGTCAACGTCGGATCGATGTCGGCGCGGGTCCCGCTCCCCTTCCACGGGTACATGAGCGCCTCGAAGGCGGCCGTCTCCTCGTACTCCGACGCCCTGCGCCTGGAGCTGAGGCCGCTCGGAATACGCGTGACCGTCGTCGAGCCCGGGATGGTCGCCACCCATCCCGGGGCCGCGTTCGACTCCGTCAGGGTCGGGGAGGCTATCGAGGACTATTCCTCCTACGAGCGGGTCGCAACGTCCATCTACGAGGAGGGGCAGAACAGGGGCTCCAACCCGGAGGTCGTCGCAGCCGCGATACTCAGGGCCATCCGCTCCGGGAATCCGGCCCGCTACTACCTGGTGGGGGGCGAGAGCTGGCTCGTCAGGGCAGCTGGACTCCTTCCGCCGTCCGCGGTCGAGGCGCTGATGGCTCGCCGCTTCCGTTTGCCGGGGCCGAGTGGGCGACGTGCAAGGGGCGACACCGGCGAGCTGGGATGA
- a CDS encoding InlB B-repeat-containing protein, with translation MRFGARRRGVSTLIGGLMAIALFIVVVFTLTYFYSAALGGFLHEFQMAQTINYKNSEYLVVSYSFNSTLNTGNLTVTNAGKYPARVVDILKAPAGGGNATLIPENVTIWPGQSYTFAGVLQQGYHYAVITSYGNTWWSSFGVVNPVAGTYSLTIRIETIPGGDGGSTSPPPGTYYYSYGTEVTIGASPNPGYGFEEWQGTGQYSYTGTNETATIYTWDNMTETAVFVGLPQPVTFSEQGIPSGASVSPELLTVSYNGSTYQYGPSQLPVTLQIPTGTTVTYAWSSPVYGTGSYSGARYLWQSTTGLASAQSGSFTVPAGGGYVNATYGAQYQLTFQQAGLPSSAAGTVLTLTVGSSGGSYTVSGLPVSFWVAPGTSVSYSWSSPVYDSTPGIRYLWGSTTDNFGASLGQSGSFSMPAQGATVQGNYGSAPGGGGIQYLLTMQVDPSGAGSTNPAVGSYWEPAGAALSIGATPNSGWAFASWTGTGSGSYTGTNQYPSITMDGPITETANFYPTITFQQSGLPSGAPGTIVTVSYSGSTEQFTVSQLPATLAVPPGTQVSYSYTSPVQVNSGTRYVLTGVSGPSSPVTVDGPTTVVGTYTEQYLVQTFADPTSGGSTSPTSEWVSAGTQVSLSASTNSGWEFYGWTGTAGSSASNPWTITVNAPVNETASFYPGLTVSATSGGSVVVSVGSTTLGTVSGGSSATYYEPPGTTYTLDAVPNQNYMFSGWSGALSGTTDPASLTVGAPESVTANFVGLVQFNALTAYDAADLATNYNYWVAAAGQAVVGNGQPYTGQLKLVFDVVSAANGQTYTITTYVDPNSQGWFYTGVLTIGGGYGVWGSGVSSKTLTVYEQVGGNWIPVKTYSGWAWGVIVAHAETYVGQLQIQEGGTMTISVPAWDGMVLYSIHDSAETILLPQQTTVQLSATPDSGYYFVQFELAQGSAYNQPSNPIWTSTSDPYQWTTPASGSNAYSYGGYLTAEFAQTSLTFNIYSPFGVSVPFTLTINGPNGWSATWSSTTGPDVWVNPTIYLAFNTWKGVPVGTYSYEITPTSYDGYDAVPSSGWIVVSNTASQTISYGGQYYTVTFTESGLPSGTEWWVVLNGWNQSSTSSTITFSEPKGTYSWSAGPNPYYPGTNGVRYYSSDASGSLSVSGNTGQTVTWAEQYEVQVTYTPANAYSTGTQPAPSSGGTAETWVDAGSSFKVTAYPGQYWMVKKITAADLNTGAYVNIQRNWAQTGGVWYETGTVSSVNEPLAVMVPFAHVEVKVQESGLPGGATWYVYYPSGTVYQYAPAGQPITVTWDGNTADNTIYTAVIYANGYYYLPSPASFSLPTSENPNQIPTDTVSYTQAYPVTISSGDGGYVSWSLSSGTTYPGTSGTVMAGSSQTIYATYGTRINLQAYPAYSWSFVGWTTSGSVSTASGSNPAVLTVSGSGSVKAVFGIPVTFTESGLPTTATWSVTFGGVTQSATVGTGSSSITFYVTSSGSYSWSASNVNWLFWTYYPNPSSGTMDVPSQTSQTITYSTSSISYTWTPSGLPSSYTWGVTVWSPGGSQVGSWSASGGQSITQTFAKPSSGSYSYAISAPSGWSANPGSGSFNTGGSQTVSFTYSYTWSESGLPSGDTWYISVGGSTYSEPAGTSITVYGLSGSESWSTWDADGYNPSPGSGTVSGPGSMTISWTSSTYSYTWYESGLSSAALSDGWGISIGIQTWWSNTGSLTISGLSGSQSWSVDSPPGYTASPSSGSISGAGSQTITFNPIPISVSLSANPTSGNAPLKVSFSGSISGGSGQYTWTLTFGDGGSTGGSGSSVSASHTYSSAGTYTATLTATDSVTGQSKSASVTITVKSSTPPPPPPPSKYSVTFTESYLPPGYTWSVTLGGTTKSAGAGGSITFSGLQGTYSWSASAVWVRTKYGWKKYYPHPGSGSVSGPTTINIKYYP, from the coding sequence GTGAGGTTCGGCGCGCGCCGGCGCGGCGTCAGCACCCTGATAGGCGGGCTCATGGCCATAGCCCTCTTCATCGTGGTAGTGTTCACGCTCACATACTTCTACTCCGCCGCGCTCGGCGGCTTCCTCCACGAGTTCCAGATGGCCCAGACCATCAACTACAAGAACTCCGAGTACCTGGTCGTCTCGTACTCGTTCAACTCGACCCTGAACACGGGCAACCTGACCGTGACAAATGCCGGAAAGTACCCGGCGCGCGTCGTCGACATACTCAAGGCGCCCGCGGGCGGCGGCAATGCGACACTCATACCGGAGAACGTCACCATCTGGCCGGGGCAATCCTACACGTTCGCGGGCGTGCTCCAGCAGGGCTACCACTACGCCGTCATAACTAGCTACGGGAACACGTGGTGGAGCTCGTTCGGTGTCGTGAACCCCGTCGCGGGCACCTACTCACTCACGATCCGGATAGAGACCATCCCGGGCGGGGACGGCGGATCTACGAGCCCGCCGCCCGGCACCTACTACTATTCTTACGGCACCGAGGTCACGATTGGAGCGAGCCCGAACCCCGGCTACGGGTTCGAGGAGTGGCAGGGCACGGGACAGTACTCGTACACGGGCACGAACGAGACGGCCACCATCTACACATGGGATAACATGACCGAGACCGCGGTGTTCGTGGGCCTCCCGCAACCCGTCACCTTCTCGGAGCAGGGGATCCCGTCCGGCGCGAGCGTGAGCCCCGAGCTCCTCACCGTGAGCTACAATGGATCCACGTACCAGTACGGGCCGTCCCAGCTCCCGGTCACGCTCCAGATCCCGACCGGCACCACCGTGACCTACGCGTGGTCGAGCCCCGTCTACGGCACCGGATCCTACTCGGGCGCGCGCTACCTGTGGCAGTCCACGACCGGTCTCGCGTCCGCTCAGAGCGGATCCTTCACGGTCCCGGCGGGCGGCGGATACGTGAACGCCACCTATGGTGCGCAGTACCAGCTCACGTTCCAGCAGGCCGGACTCCCGTCGAGCGCCGCGGGCACGGTGCTGACGCTCACGGTCGGGTCGTCGGGCGGATCCTACACGGTATCCGGGCTCCCCGTGAGCTTCTGGGTCGCGCCCGGCACGAGCGTGTCCTACAGCTGGTCGAGCCCCGTCTATGACAGCACGCCCGGGATCCGCTACCTGTGGGGATCCACCACGGACAACTTCGGCGCGAGCCTCGGACAGAGCGGGTCATTCAGCATGCCCGCGCAGGGCGCGACCGTGCAGGGCAACTACGGGAGCGCGCCGGGCGGGGGCGGGATCCAGTACCTCCTCACGATGCAGGTGGACCCGTCCGGCGCGGGATCCACTAACCCGGCTGTGGGAAGCTACTGGGAGCCCGCGGGCGCGGCGCTCTCGATTGGCGCGACCCCCAACTCCGGCTGGGCGTTCGCGAGCTGGACGGGCACGGGATCCGGGTCGTACACGGGCACGAACCAGTACCCATCCATCACCATGGACGGACCGATCACGGAGACCGCGAACTTCTACCCGACCATCACGTTCCAGCAGTCCGGCCTCCCGTCTGGCGCGCCCGGCACTATAGTGACCGTCTCGTACAGCGGGAGCACCGAGCAGTTCACCGTCTCCCAGCTCCCGGCCACGCTGGCGGTGCCGCCGGGCACGCAGGTGAGCTACTCGTACACGAGCCCGGTGCAGGTCAACTCCGGCACCCGGTACGTCCTCACGGGTGTGAGCGGGCCGTCGAGCCCCGTGACGGTGGACGGCCCCACGACCGTGGTCGGCACCTACACCGAGCAGTACCTAGTGCAGACCTTCGCGGACCCGACCTCCGGCGGATCCACCTCGCCGACGAGCGAGTGGGTGAGCGCGGGCACGCAGGTCTCGCTGTCCGCGAGCACGAACTCCGGTTGGGAGTTCTACGGGTGGACGGGCACCGCCGGATCCTCGGCCTCGAACCCGTGGACCATCACGGTGAACGCGCCCGTGAACGAGACCGCCTCGTTCTACCCCGGCCTCACCGTGAGCGCGACGAGCGGTGGATCCGTCGTGGTCTCGGTCGGGAGCACGACCCTCGGCACCGTGTCGGGCGGATCCTCGGCCACGTACTACGAGCCGCCCGGGACGACGTACACGCTGGACGCGGTGCCGAACCAGAACTACATGTTCAGCGGCTGGTCGGGCGCGCTCTCCGGCACTACGGATCCGGCCTCGCTGACCGTGGGCGCGCCCGAGAGCGTCACGGCGAACTTCGTCGGCCTTGTGCAGTTCAACGCGCTGACCGCGTACGATGCGGCGGATCTCGCGACCAACTACAACTACTGGGTCGCCGCCGCCGGGCAGGCCGTGGTGGGCAACGGCCAGCCCTACACGGGCCAGCTCAAGCTCGTGTTCGATGTGGTGAGCGCGGCAAACGGACAGACGTACACCATCACGACATACGTGGATCCGAACTCGCAGGGCTGGTTCTACACCGGCGTGCTCACGATAGGTGGCGGCTACGGCGTGTGGGGATCCGGCGTCTCATCCAAGACCCTCACGGTCTACGAGCAGGTGGGCGGGAACTGGATCCCGGTGAAGACCTACTCCGGATGGGCGTGGGGCGTGATAGTGGCGCACGCCGAGACCTACGTCGGCCAGCTCCAGATCCAGGAAGGCGGGACGATGACCATCTCCGTGCCCGCGTGGGACGGGATGGTGCTCTACAGCATCCACGACTCGGCTGAGACCATACTGCTACCACAGCAGACCACCGTGCAGTTGAGCGCGACCCCGGACAGTGGGTACTATTTCGTGCAGTTCGAGCTCGCCCAGGGATCCGCCTACAACCAGCCCTCGAACCCGATCTGGACGAGCACGAGCGACCCGTACCAGTGGACCACCCCGGCCTCCGGGTCGAACGCGTACAGCTACGGCGGCTACCTGACTGCGGAGTTCGCGCAGACCTCGCTCACCTTCAACATCTACAGCCCGTTCGGCGTGTCCGTCCCGTTCACGCTGACCATAAACGGGCCGAATGGGTGGAGCGCGACGTGGAGCTCGACCACCGGCCCGGACGTGTGGGTGAACCCGACGATATATCTGGCCTTCAACACGTGGAAGGGCGTCCCGGTCGGGACCTACTCGTATGAGATAACCCCCACATCATATGATGGCTACGACGCCGTGCCGTCGAGTGGATGGATCGTGGTCTCGAACACCGCGTCGCAGACCATATCGTACGGCGGCCAGTACTACACGGTCACGTTCACGGAGAGCGGGCTCCCGAGCGGCACCGAGTGGTGGGTCGTCCTCAACGGATGGAACCAGTCGAGCACGTCGAGCACGATCACGTTCAGCGAGCCGAAGGGCACCTACTCGTGGTCGGCGGGCCCGAACCCGTACTATCCCGGGACGAACGGTGTGCGCTACTACAGCTCGGACGCGTCCGGCTCCCTGAGCGTGAGCGGGAACACGGGCCAGACGGTGACGTGGGCCGAGCAGTACGAGGTGCAGGTCACATACACGCCCGCGAATGCGTACTCGACGGGAACCCAGCCCGCGCCCTCGTCCGGCGGCACCGCGGAGACGTGGGTCGACGCCGGGTCGAGCTTCAAGGTGACGGCGTACCCCGGACAGTACTGGATGGTGAAGAAGATCACGGCGGCGGACCTGAACACAGGTGCCTATGTTAACATACAGAGGAACTGGGCGCAGACGGGCGGCGTCTGGTACGAGACCGGCACGGTCAGCTCGGTGAACGAGCCGCTGGCCGTGATGGTGCCGTTCGCGCATGTGGAGGTCAAGGTACAGGAGAGCGGCCTGCCGGGTGGGGCGACCTGGTATGTGTACTACCCGAGCGGGACCGTGTATCAGTACGCGCCCGCTGGGCAACCCATAACCGTGACATGGGATGGCAACACGGCTGACAACACTATCTACACCGCGGTGATCTACGCGAACGGCTACTACTACCTCCCGAGCCCCGCGTCCTTCTCGCTCCCGACGAGCGAGAACCCGAACCAGATACCCACGGACACCGTGAGCTACACGCAGGCCTACCCCGTGACGATAAGCTCGGGCGACGGCGGCTACGTGAGCTGGAGCCTGAGCTCCGGCACGACCTATCCGGGCACGTCCGGCACGGTTATGGCCGGATCCTCACAGACCATCTACGCGACCTACGGCACGCGGATCAACCTGCAGGCCTACCCGGCCTACAGTTGGAGCTTCGTCGGCTGGACGACCTCCGGTAGCGTGTCGACCGCGTCCGGATCCAACCCCGCCGTGCTCACGGTGAGCGGATCCGGCTCCGTTAAGGCGGTGTTCGGCATCCCCGTGACCTTCACCGAGAGCGGGTTGCCGACCACAGCGACCTGGAGCGTGACGTTCGGCGGGGTCACGCAGAGCGCGACCGTCGGCACGGGTAGCTCCAGCATCACGTTCTACGTGACCTCCTCTGGGTCATACTCGTGGAGCGCGTCGAACGTGAATTGGTTGTTCTGGACGTACTACCCGAACCCGTCGAGCGGCACCATGGACGTGCCGTCGCAGACCTCGCAGACCATCACCTACTCGACTAGCTCCATCTCGTACACGTGGACGCCCAGCGGCCTCCCGTCGAGCTACACGTGGGGCGTGACCGTGTGGTCGCCGGGCGGATCCCAGGTCGGCTCGTGGAGCGCGAGCGGCGGGCAGAGCATAACCCAGACCTTCGCTAAGCCGTCCAGCGGCTCGTACTCGTATGCGATAAGCGCGCCGTCCGGCTGGAGCGCGAACCCCGGATCCGGATCCTTCAACACGGGCGGATCCCAGACGGTCTCATTCACGTACTCGTACACGTGGAGCGAGTCCGGCCTCCCGAGCGGCGACACCTGGTACATCAGCGTGGGCGGGAGCACCTACAGCGAGCCAGCGGGCACCTCGATAACCGTCTACGGGCTCTCAGGATCCGAGAGCTGGAGCACGTGGGACGCGGACGGCTACAACCCGAGCCCCGGCTCCGGCACCGTGAGCGGGCCGGGATCCATGACAATCTCGTGGACATCCTCGACATACTCGTACACCTGGTACGAGAGCGGTCTGTCGAGCGCCGCGCTCAGCGATGGGTGGGGCATATCGATCGGCATCCAGACGTGGTGGTCCAACACAGGTAGCCTCACGATAAGCGGCCTGAGCGGATCCCAGAGCTGGTCGGTGGACAGCCCGCCCGGCTACACCGCGAGCCCGTCGAGCGGCTCGATAAGCGGGGCTGGATCCCAGACCATAACGTTCAACCCGATACCAATCTCGGTCTCGCTGTCCGCGAACCCGACGAGCGGTAACGCACCGCTAAAGGTGAGCTTCAGCGGCTCGATCTCCGGCGGCTCCGGGCAGTACACGTGGACGTTGACCTTTGGCGACGGCGGATCCACGGGCGGCTCCGGGTCATCGGTGAGCGCGTCCCACACCTACAGTAGCGCGGGCACGTACACGGCCACGTTGACGGCGACCGATAGCGTCACGGGACAGAGCAAGTCGGCTAGCGTGACGATAACCGTGAAATCCTCGACACCACCGCCGCCACCACCACCCTCGAAGTACTCGGTCACGTTCACGGAGAGCTACCTCCCGCCGGGCTACACGTGGAGCGTCACGCTCGGCGGCACCACAAAATCCGCGGGCGCCGGTGGTAGCATAACGTTCAGCGGGTTGCAGGGCACGTACAGCTGGTCCGCGAGCGCTGTATGGGTGCGCACGAAATATGGATGGAAGAAATACTACCCGCATCCCGGCTCCGGTAGTGTGAGCGGGCCCACGACGATCAACATCAAGTACTATCCGTGA